TGTCGGGATCTCCCCGACCCTACCTGCCGTAACAGGTAGGGTGGTTTATAATAATAGAAAAGTTATTTTTTCAGGGTTGCTGAAATTAACTCAGCATACATCTCGTGGTCTTCTTTCATCATTTGGTAAGCATCATCACCAGTGATAAATACAGGCATAATACCTTGTTTTTTCAGTGCTTCTTGATACTCTGGTTTTTGAACAACTTCAGAGAATGCACCCACTAACTCATTTTTCACGTTATCTGGTACGCCTGCTGTTGTTGCTAAAACGGCCCAAGCACGCATTTTCACGTTAGTATCTAATTTCAGCGCTTCTTTAAAGGTTGGTACTGCTGGGAATAATGGGAAACGACGCTCATCCATTACACCAAGAACGCGTAAAATACCCGCATCAACCTGAGATTTAACCGCACCTGGTGTGGTCAACACGCCATCAATATGGTTACCCACTAATGCTGCGATTGAAGGGCCTGTCCCTTCGTTATAAGGAATATGATTAAATTTAGTACCTGTAGTACGTTCGATATTCACACCTGCTAGATGGAAAATTGCGCCCATACCTGAGTTACCCACTTTTAACTTACCTGGGTTTGCTTTAGCACCATCAATAAACTCTTGTAACGTTTTATAAGGTGAATCGGCATTAACAACTAATACCACAGGATCGGCAATTGTTGTTGCAATTGGCGTAAAGTCTTTATAAGTAACCGGTGATTTACCTTGATGTGGGAACATTGCTAATTCAACGGTAGTCATCACTAATTTCGTACCATCTGGACGTGCATTTGCAACTTCAATTAGCCCTGTTAAACCATTACCAGCGGGTTTATTGACTGGCACGAAAATACGGCCTGCCGGCATCACATCTTTAGCAAATTCAGTAATAGTACGCGCTGAAGTATCAGTACCACCCCCCGGATTTTTCGGGATAATGACATCAATATTTTTTGTAGGATACGTTAACTGTTGGGCAACTGCATTCCCCATGCCCAGTGTCATCGTAATCGCCAACGCTGCGAGTAGACTCTTTTTCATAAAACCCTTTCTCCACATTTTTATTGAGTAGCCATTAGTTGCTGATAAACAATGTTTTTTCGATTCCAAGTAAAGGTCACGTGTAGGGTATTGTTTTCAGCAACAATAGCCGGATATGAAAATTCGCCTTCCCCATCGAGTAAATCGAATGGTTCAGACCAAGTACTGCCATTATCGGATGAAAGACTGACAGAGATGGGATAACGACGGCTCCAGTTACCTGAATTCGGGTTATACACCAATGCCAGCTGACCATCTGCGAAGGAGACGACATCAATGCCGCTATTATTATTTGGTAATATTGTTGCATAAGCCGGACACCAATTGCGTCCATAATCCGTTGAGTCGCTACGATAAATAGTACCGCGCGTACTCCGCATCATGGCATGCACATGCCCAGGCTGGGATTCCCATAGTGTTGGTTGTATCACGCCATCCCATTGAAAAACACGTTGTAGATCAGTCTCCCATAAGGCATCATCCTTTAAACCTTGCCAGATTTCATGTTCCGTTTGCCCACCTTTATGATGTTCAATCGGAATATCCACTCGCAACCAGTGTTGGCCGTTGTCACTCGATATATCGACAAACGCATCCCAGAATTGGTCATCCTCAACCGAACCTGGTGCCAACCACTCGCCATTCGACATCACTAACACTTTATTTTTCACAGGACCTCTAGGTGCTACATCACCAGAAACCAATTCACTCGGTAAACTCCAGCTATTTCCGCCATCCTTCGAGATAACGTATTGGGTCGTCCAACTATGTACATCGGGACCCGTTTTATAAAACAGCCAGATATTACCTGTTGATGGGTCAACATGTAAAACTGGATTCCAGTGCGCAACACCCGGATTTTTAACAACAGGTTGAGCGTGTTGCCAATGATCGCCCTCTTTTAGCGCCAGCCAGATAGCGGTATTACCGCTACCTTCTTTATCGCCAGCAAAAAAAGCGGTTAACAAACGCTCAGAGTTAGGCACACGCACAATCGTTGAAGCATGGCAGTGATTAAAAAGTGAATGCGCATTATCAAGCACAAACTGGGTTTCCTTCATCACGAAAGGCATATTCCTACTCCTGTGTCCTAAATTAATCTAACGAAAGCCACTTCTTCATATTTTCACCTAATGCAGTCATGCTATTGACGGCAGAAGGGAAAAATGAGTTTTCAAACTGACTGCTGTTACGGGAACGGCAGACTAGAGTGCTGAAATTACCAATCAGGCGCTGATGATATTTAGCGCATGCTGGATAATCCAGTGTTTCGGTCATCGCTGCTGTTGATAAATAATCAGCTAATACTGCAGCCTGCTCCGGTTTATCCTTCCAATTTTCATAAAGCCAAACATAAAGCTCTGGATGGAAGTTAGCCATAACACCGCTATATGCCTGACATCCTGCTTGGAATGAAGCTAATAGCGTTTGGCTATTGGCGTTTGCAAGGTGCAAGCGAGTTCCTTTTGATAATGCCAAACGACGCTCTATCATGGGTAGAGAACAGCAGGTGTCTTTAATAAAAGTAAAGCGATTACTTTGCGCACACCACTCTACAATCTCTTCAGATAACAAGCGTTTGTAAGGATGAGGGCATTCATAAATGCCCAAATCAATCTCTTTTGGTACCACATTGGTTAAGACTTGCAGTGTTTCCAGCGCTTTATCATCTGAATCACCAATAAGCGCTAAGCGATTACTGATCATAATGACGCCATCGACACCTGTACCCGCCATTGCCTGCAATTGTTCTTTTTGCTGACTTAATGCGGTTGCAGTATGACCCGAAGCCACTACAGGTACTCTTCCATCTGCTTTTTCAACGATAAAGCGGGTAAGTGCTTGAGTTTCCTCATCACTTAAATAAAACATTTCGCTTGATTGGCAGGCGGCGAAGAGTCCATGTACACCAGAATCGATATACCAGTCTACAAGGCGCTCTAACGACGCCCAATCAATCTCCCCTTTGGCATCAAAAGGGGTTAGCATAACAGGCCAAACACCGACGTATTTTTGCTGGCTCATCATCAATTCCTTACAGTAGATTAATGGCATCGCCTGCCACTTTCACTTGAATACCTTGAGTCAATGCTTGAGCAACAAAGGCTTTAAGCACAAACGCCAATTTATCTTCATCAATGTAAGCCACAGTAATGTGATTACTTTGATGTCCCGCCATAAGGTCATCACGCGTTACGCCATCTAACGTACAGTTTAATAATGGCCATTCGTAGTTGGTTGCTCTACGGCGACGTTCAAATTCTGCTTCAGGTAATTCTACCGCCACACCCGTACCGATATGCATAATCACATCAGTGCCTTCATAGTGTGCACGAGCCCATAACAAGCGCCCTGCTTTACCTTGACCGGCGATAGTTGATCCCCCTTTAGGGAAGAACATCGGAGGCTGACGATAACCTGTTGCACCTTTTAAGCCACCTTTGAGGTGTTCAAAAGGAACCGAACCTGAAATTTCCATATCCCAGTAGAATGTTCCTTCGTACTCACTCCCCCAACGGATGTCATGCAGTGTGGTTTCTGCCGGTAATCCTAATGATGTTAATAAACGCCATAACATCGTTTGAGGAATAGCCGTCCCCATGTCCACTTCGTTGATACAAGGGATTGGCGTGTTAGGGCAGATAATTTCACCGTTTTCATCTGGCAGTGGGAAACGTGCTGTCGAACCAATAGCTCCTTCTGCAAAGTCAGACGCTGGGCAACAATCTTTTAAGCCCTGCTGATATTGCACACCTACCGCAGTTAAACCAAAACGTTTTACGAAACGCGCCATTGCAATCATCATGGCGCACTGCTCCATCACTTGTTCACGAGTAAGTTCAGTTTTGTCATCTTGACCAAACATAAACGTCATCCCGTTATCCTCGTACCACTGTAAGCACGCCTCTCTTAATTCTGTCGGTACTTTCGCCATTTCGACCAGTAACGCAGATTGAGAAAGGGATTCAATTGGCATACCAATATTGATCATGGCCTGTTGTGGGAAGACCCCATTAATCATTCCCATACAGAATGTATCGAACAAACCTATTATTTCTTTATTTTTAATTATGTATTCGCCGACTTTACGACCCACTTCGCCGGCTTCTGTCGCCATTACCCTGTGTGTTGGCGCAATATCTGTAAGATAGTTAAGCTTATGATTTACATAACCATATTTTAACCAAGTCGCTAAACCATCTACAAAAAATTCATCATCAAATGCTTCTGACCATAAACGTGAATAATTTTTACCTAAACTGGTCATCGTCCCTGCTAAACACAACATCCCCACCAAACCCGGCCATGTACCATCAAAGTTAGCCAGCAGTAAAATAGGACCGCGATGGTGTGCTAACGAAGAGGCAATATGGTGTGAATATTGCCATGCGGTTAATAACACGATAACCGGTGCATCAGGATCGATAGCGGCAAACATATCGCAACCTTCACGCTGACTACTGATAAAACCATGACCACGTGCTTCATTAATTTCATGAGCACGCTTCATTTTGTAACCTTGAGCTTCTAATGCTGCGGCCAGTTTATCTTCAAATTTTTTCTGAACAGGCCAGCACGTTACGTTCGCAGGCTCACGTAAGTCTGCGTTAGTGACCATCAGGATCTCTTTCTGACCTGCTGTGATGGTTGTCGGTAATTTCGGTAGATTTAAGTTCAACATAAGATATCCCTGGTAAGGTAAACTCGGTTCATAATCGGAAAAACAGGTGGTCAGCAATCTGACATCATTTCGTTATAACGCTGCTGATCTTGATACATCTGCAAGTAAACTTGGTATTTAGCTTGATGGAAGGCGAATGTGTCGCTATCGGGTGTGATAATGCCACCTTCTCGTACCATCGCGCTGGCTGCTTTTGAGAAATCATCAAAGGCTTTGCAAGCAACCGCACCTAATAATGCAGCCCCTAAATTCACCGCATCCTCTTCTTGTGCTAAATGAATTTCACGACCTGTCGCATTGGCGTATTCGCGTAGCCACAATGGATTTTTCGTCGCGCCACCACACATCACAATGCGATTAATTTGATGTCCTGCATCTTCAAGCGTATCGATAATATGACGTGTACCGTAAGCAATAGATTGCAGTGTGGCCAGATAATAGCGCGCTAATGCAACTCGGCCACTTTCAAGCGTTAATCCACTCACCATGCCTTTTGCTGCAGGATTGGCGCGTGGAGAACGATTACCATGATGATCAGCTAAAACATGGAACTGTGCGGTTGGGTATTGTTCAATTTCTTCTAATTCAGCCACCGCTTCGTTCAATAAGACATAGTAATTAACGCCTTTTTCTTTTGCTTCTTGTTCTAAGTCAGCCCATGACTCATGACGGCGGATAGACCATTCAACTAACGCACCAGCAGCACTTTGACCGCCTTCGTTTAGCCATAAATCGGGTAACATCGCGCCAAAGTAAGGCCCCCAAACACCGGGTACCATAATGGGATATTGGCTTATAATCATATGACAGTTAGACGTACCACTGATAATCGCCAAACTCCCTTCAGGTTGTGATGCCGTTAATGCCAAACCACCCGCATGCGCGTCAATAATGCCTGAAGCGACAATCACCCCCTTGTGCAGGCCAAATGCATTGGCAACAGACTCATTTAAACAACCCGCTTGTTCACCTAATGCCAGAATGGTTTGAGGTACTTTTTCTAATAATTCATCCAACCCTACATCGGCTAACAAACTTTCACTAAATTGCCCCTGATGTGCTAAATAGTTCCATTTACAGGTTAATGTGCAGGTGCTTGCCACATCCCCTGTTGTTGCTTTCCACACTAAAAAGTCAGCTAAATCAAAGAATCGCCATACGTTTTGATAACGCTCTGGGTAATGATTTTTTAACCACAGAATTTTGGGCAATTCCATTTCAATACTCACTTCACCACCGACATATCGTAGCGAAGGATCATTAGTCAGGTTGATAGTTACCGTTTCTTGTACAGCTCGGTGATCCATCCACATGATGATATCTTGCTCTGCCTTTCCACTTGGTGAAACGGAAAGTCCTTTGCCGTCTTTACCCACTGCAACCAAAGAACAAGTGGCATCAAAACCAATAGATTTCACATGGATAGGATCAATAGCAGATAACGTCACCGACTCTTTTACGGTCGTGCAAACCTGCTGCCAAATATCGGTGGACGATTGCTCAACGAAATCCGTTTTCGGACGGAATTGAGCAATAGGGCGAACCGAAAAGCCTAAACGCTTTCCATTGCTATCAAATACCGCTGCACGGACACTGGCTGAGCCAACATCAACGCCAATAAAATATTGTTGTTCCATGCGAACCCTCATCATTTGCTAACGCTATGCTAATTTTTGCTACTTCGAGTTAGCAAGTTAATTCGAGCATGATGAAAAAACAATCACAATAAGATTAGTTTGTGATGCAGATCTACATCAATAATATAAGTTATTGATTTTAATGGTAATTTATTTATTCCACTTTATTGGTAATTGAAGTGTAGAACTGAATCGATTATATTCGTTATAAATATAACGAACATTTAATGAATGATTGAGTGAAAATACTTATTAGAATATTAATAGGATTATCATAAAATGATTTTATTAAAAGATATCTCACTAATAATTAAAAATATTATTTAAAAAAGAATCAGACACTAAAAATAATCATCTTCCTATTGTTATAACTTCCCATTGTTTTATTTTTAATAAGTTAATTTAAATTTATACATTCATTTTTGGAGCATTTGATGATGTTGAAAAATATTGCTGTCAGTCTCTCTCTACTGCTTATTTCCTCTTCTGCTTTTTCAGTGTCATTAGCAGAAAAAGAATTATATAAAAAATTTGAAGAGAATATTCAATCTCGTGTTGTCGATTTAAATAAAAGCTGCGATACCAATATAAAAGTGGCTTTTGATTGGTCTGCATTTACTGCTGATGATTTAAAAACAATAGGGATTGATAGTTATTGTAGCGAGGGGCTAAAAGGTGTAATAAATACCTGTGGAAGCTCAAAAGTCGCACAAGAGACAGTAAAAGAAAAAATACAAAACATTACCTGCTCTAAAGCCACGCCTCGCAGTATTGAACTTAAAGAAGGTACACTGGATTTTGGTATTGATTTTAATGCCTCAAATGATGCAAAAGCCGTACAAGAACACTTAATGAATAATCTCTAAATAGATTAAATTCAGCAAACAGCAATGCTTAAAGGTATTGCTGTTTATGAATTAGATAACAGACTGAATAAGTTTTTTAGAATAGTCATGTGTAACATTACCTAATTTATTTATCTCACATAATTCCATCTTTTTTCCTTGTAAAAAAAACATTACTTTATCGCAAAAATAAGCGACTGTTTGAATATCATGACTAATAAAAAGATAAGATAATTGGAATTCATCTTTTAATTGTTTTAATAAATCTAATATCTGCACTTGCGTAGGAATATCTAACGAGCTCAATGCCTCATCTAATACAATCAATTTAGGGTAAGAGGCTAATGCGCGACATAAACATACACGTTGCGCCTGCCCTCCTGACAGCTCATAAATATAACGTTGATAACAATTTTTAGGTAATCCCACTTTATCTAAAAAAGAAAAAATAAGGTTTTCTAACGCCTGACGATGAATACTTGGATAGTGTATTTTTACTGGCTCAGCAATAATTTCGCCAACCGTTAATGTAGGATTAACCGATGTTGTATAATCTTGGAAAACAATGCTAATAATACCTTGGCGATGGAGTCGTTTTGTCACCGATTTATTATTCAAATAAATAGCACCACAATCTGGTAATTCTAATCCACAAATTAAACGTGCCAAGGTGCTTTTACCACTGCCACTCTCTCCCACTAAACCAAAAGCTTCACTCGCATTAATATTAAAAGAGAGTGTGTCGATAACCTTCACTTTCTCACCTAATAGGGTGTTATTTTTTTGAATATAAAATTTACTAATATTCTCAACGTTTAATAACATAACAACTCTTTTATAATGATGATATTAAAATGTTTTTTTATTAATCAATTGCGCAAAACGTAATGAAAGCTGTTTTCTAGCATTAATTAAATAACGCGTATATGCTTGTGTTGGTGAGGTTAAAACGCTTATTTTCTCACCATATTCAACCATTCTCCCCTCTTGCATCACGACGATATCATCGGCAATTTCATTAACTAGCCCTAAATCATGAGAAATAAACATGAGTGTTGAATGACGTGTTGTCACCACATATTGCAAGAGCTTTAAAATATCTCGACGAAGAGGCGCATCAAGCGCCGTTGTTGGTTCATCTGCAATTAATAATTTAGGTGACAAGGCGAGTGCAATCGCAATCATCACACGCTGTAACTGCCCACCACTTAGTTGATGAGGAAAAGCCTGCATAATAGATTGAAATTGAGTAGGAAAAACATGAGATAGTGCCAACTGGGTTTCTTCCAGTGCTTGTTTTTTAGTATAGGAAAAATGGTAGATTAAAGTTTGGCTCATTTGCTTTCCTATTTTCATCAAAGGATCAAACGCACTCATACCATTTTGGACAATCACACCTAAAGAGGTTCCCAATAAAGCTCGATGTTGAAAATGTATCTCATCACTTATCTTCTGTCCCTCAAAGAAAATACGCCCAGACATCGCCAATGACTCTGGTAGTAATCCCATAATGGCTTTACTGATCACACTTTTCCCACTACCACTTTCACCAACAATAGCCAATGTACGCCCTTGCTGTATTGAGAAAGAAATATCCTCAATCAGTGTCTTTCCACTTTCTTTATGATAAATAGAAACATGCTCAAGCGTCAGTAAGTTGTTCATGCTTTTCTCCTACTGACTGACGATTATCGGGATCAAACACATCACGTAAAAAATCCCCCCAAAAGTTAAAAGCGGTGACAACAAGAGTGATAGCAATCCCCGCAGGTAGCATTTGCTCTGGGTGTAATACCATGACATTTTTTGCTTCACTAAGCATATTTCCCCATTCGGGGGTCGGTGGTTGTACTCCTAATCCTAAAAAAGAGAGCGCAGAAATCATTAAAATAACACTGCCAATATCGGTGGATGCTAAGACGATAGTTTCAGCGAAAGTCACAGGTAATAAGTGGCGTCGTAAAATATGGTGAGAAGGTGCACCAATCACGCGAGCGTAAGCAATATAATTACGGTGCGAATATTGACGAACAACCCCTCTGATCATTCTGGCGTACCATGCCCATTTCACTAAAATAACGGCAATTAAAATATTACCAATGCCCGGCCCCATTATTCCCACTAGCGCTAAAATCATAATTTCTGCTGGAAATGACAAAACAACATCACATAATCGCATAATTAATGTGTCTGTTTTGCCATGAAAAAAACCAGCTAACATGCCCATTAGCCAACCAATGATTAATGTCACACTCATGGCTAATAAGGCGTAAAATACCGTAGTCCTTACACCAAATAATAACCTTGAGAAGATACAGCGCCCTAAATTATCCGTACCTAACGGATAATCAAAACTCATAGGCTTAAATTTCAAACGTATTGAAGTTAAAGTGGGATCATGCGGTGCTAACCAAGGCGCGAATATTCCTGCAATAACCACAATCGTGATCACCAATAAACACCATTGTGCACTTTTGTCTTTTGCAAGTCGTTGCCAAAACAGTTGCCACATCATTATCTCCTTAACCGTGGATCGGCCATCATTTGAATAACGTCCATCAGAAAGTTAAAAAAGAGAAATAACAGTGACATCAGCAAAATATAGGCCTGTATCATTGGATAATCACGACCAAATATAGCGCTAATACAAAGTCGTCCAATGCCTGGCCATGCAAAAATATTCTCAATCACGACTGTACCGGCAATGAGTTTTGGAATACTCATGCCCAACGCCGTTAAACTGGAATAGAGTGAATTACGTAAAATATGGCGACGTAAAATAAGGTTATCGGGTAATCCACGCGCTTTGGCATAAAAGACATAAGGCTGATGCCATTGATTTAACATCGTCCCTCTTAACAGCCGTAAATAAGTACCGATATACCCTAGAGAGAGTGCCAATGCAGGCAAAATAACAGATTGAGGCGATAACATTCCACTGACAGGAAGCCAATCTAAATGAACAGCAACACCCCAAATCAATAGTAATCCCAACCAATAATTAGGAATAGCCGTTAGAATAAAGACAACAAAACGAATGCTTTTATCTGTAAAACCTTGAGGTTTAGCCACACACCATAATGCTAAAGGCAGTGCTAATATAATCGTAAAGAATAAAGCCGTAGAAGCCAACCAAAGCGTTGGTGGCAACGCTCTTAACATTTCTTGAATAACGGGCGTTCTGGTGAGAAAAGAAGTCCCAAAATCAAGCTGAAACCCAGCTATTAACCATAAAAAATAACGCGTAAAAAAAGGTTTATCTAACCCTAATTCATGGCGCATTCCTTCAATGGCTTCGGGAGTGGGAACAATTTCATTGACACGTAATGCCACTTCCGCGGGATCAGACGGTGCTAATTCCAACAGAATAAAAGCAATAAATGAAATCATCAGCGCCAGCGGAAATATCGCCAATATTCGCCAGATTATATAACGTAGCATAAAGTTTAATCAGTGTGGCACCTTTATGTAAACTGCCACACCTATCTGAGTGAATGTTATTAACACTTTAATTACGGCTTAAAGTGCATTTTTTCAAACGGTATTTCATATTGAGACGGATTAAAGCCAACATTTTCTAATTCACTGCGATGGATAGCCTTAGTACGTGAATAGGTTAATGGGATATAAACCGCTTGATCGGCTAATGACGTAAACAAGGTTTTATATAATTCCTGACGACGCGCTTCATTAGGTGTAATTAATAACTCACCAATCATGGCATCCAATTGAGCTTTATTTGCCAATCCTTTTTGCCCTTGATAATCCGCGTGAGCAGGTATTCTAAATGATGAAACAAAAGAAGCCGGATCGTAAGGTGTTCCCCATGAGAGCGAATATTGCAAATCGAAATCACCATTTTTTTGTCTATCTAAATAGGCTTGTTTTTCTTCACCTAAAATAGTCAAACCAACACCAATCTTTTTAAAATCATCTTGAATGAGTTCAGCAATTTCTTTTTCTACTGCGTTATTCACGTTGTAAGAGAGTAATAGTTGTAATTTTTGGCCTCCCTTTTCGCGGATTGTTTTACCTTTTGGCAATACCCAACCTTCTGCTTCTAATAGCTCAATCGCTTTTATTGGCTGGTAACGATACGTTGGAGAGGTAAAGTCACAATAAGGTACACTACGAGCCATTAAGGTATTCGCGACTTTTTCACTGCCCGCTAAAATACCTTGTGCAATCCCCTCTTTATCAACCGCATATTGCAACGCTTGACGTACCTTTTGGCTCGATGTCATTTCGCGACTACTATTGAGAACAATAGCACGAGACGCAATTGGCGCACTCATTTCCGTTTTAAATTTATCTGACGCCATAAGGGCCTCAAATGAATCCATATCTAACATGTCGCCATCAGCACCAAAAATAAGCTGAATATCTCCCTTTTGTAGAGAAAGCAACATAGTTTGTCGATCTGGGATCACTCGCCACATGACCCCATTTAATAAGGGCTTTTCTCCCCAATAATTCGGGTTCGCTTTAAATTCTGCGTATTGGTCTTTTTTATGTTCAGTTAATACCCAAGGTCCCGTACCGATATAGTTCGCAACCCCGGTTTTTGTTTTACCATTAATAAATGAATTTGGCGAAATAAAACGGAATGGTCGTGTTAAACCCAATTCAGTTAATGTTGGATAGTAAGGATTTTTTAAATTTAATTTAACGGTAAATTCATCAACAATTTCAACACTATCAATTTGGCGAACTAACTCTAACCATGCATGACGTTCGTAGTTATCTAGTATGGCATCAATATTTAGTTTTACGGCACTAGCATTAAAGGGCTCACCATCGCTAAAAGTCACATCATGGCGTAAATAAAAAGTATAACTTTTGCCGTCAGGGGAAATATCCCAACGTTGTGCTAAATAAGGAGCAACACCTTTTTCGGTATTTAATACAAGAGATTCAAATACCATGTTTTGTGCTGCCATCTCGCCAGAATAGAGATGGGGATTTATATCACGAATATCTTTTGTACTGGCATAATCCAGTATGTTATTGCTTTTATCTGCGAGGACTGGAAATGCACATGCCAGAGTTAATAACAGGGTTGGGAACACTGAAAATAAAGGTTTCACGTTATTCTCCTTTCATGATTTATGCGTTGTTTTTCTGTGCGTGGATCATAAACATCGGCGTTGACCCATAATTAATTTTTTCTTCTTCGTTCCACACAAAATCGCCAATACGGGTATCTATCATATATCGACTAAAACCAACATCTAACAACGTATTGATATCCCACTGCGGGCGTTTTATTTGGCTTAATGGAAGTTGACGCGCAATTCGTTCCATCTCTTTTGTATCTGTATTCACATAATGATCTTCAACTTGTTTTTCGGCAGAACGCGCCCTATCTGCCAAAAAACCTTGCCAGTAAGCGTCATCAAAAAGGTGTAAATACCAGTTAGCATCAAAATTGATTAAACTGCCACCCGGCTTTAACACACGAAACCATTCTGAATAAGCCACTTGTGGTGCTTTTAAATTCCAAGTGACATTACGACTGACAACAAGATCAAACTGCTCACTAGCCAAAGGTAGCTG
This genomic stretch from Proteus vulgaris harbors:
- a CDS encoding Tripartite tricarboxylate transporter family receptor, whose translation is MKKSLLAALAITMTLGMGNAVAQQLTYPTKNIDVIIPKNPGGGTDTSARTITEFAKDVMPAGRIFVPVNKPAGNGLTGLIEVANARPDGTKLVMTTVELAMFPHQGKSPVTYKDFTPIATTIADPVVLVVNADSPYKTLQEFIDGAKANPGKLKVGNSGMGAIFHLAGVNIERTTGTKFNHIPYNEGTGPSIAALVGNHIDGVLTTPGAVKSQVDAGILRVLGVMDERRFPLFPAVPTFKEALKLDTNVKMRAWAVLATTAGVPDNVKNELVGAFSEVVQKPEYQEALKKQGIMPVFITGDDAYQMMKEDHEMYAELISATLKK
- a CDS encoding Predicted neuraminidase (sialidase), with the translated sequence MPFVMKETQFVLDNAHSLFNHCHASTIVRVPNSERLLTAFFAGDKEGSGNTAIWLALKEGDHWQHAQPVVKNPGVAHWNPVLHVDPSTGNIWLFYKTGPDVHSWTTQYVISKDGGNSWSLPSELVSGDVAPRGPVKNKVLVMSNGEWLAPGSVEDDQFWDAFVDISSDNGQHWLRVDIPIEHHKGGQTEHEIWQGLKDDALWETDLQRVFQWDGVIQPTLWESQPGHVHAMMRSTRGTIYRSDSTDYGRNWCPAYATILPNNNSGIDVVSFADGQLALVYNPNSGNWSRRYPISVSLSSDNGSTWSEPFDLLDGEGEFSYPAIVAENNTLHVTFTWNRKNIVYQQLMATQ
- the yagE_1 gene encoding dihydrodipicolinate synthase-family protein; translation: MSQQKYVGVWPVMLTPFDAKGEIDWASLERLVDWYIDSGVHGLFAACQSSEMFYLSDEETQALTRFIVEKADGRVPVVASGHTATALSQQKEQLQAMAGTGVDGVIMISNRLALIGDSDDKALETLQVLTNVVPKEIDLGIYECPHPYKRLLSEEIVEWCAQSNRFTFIKDTCCSLPMIERRLALSKGTRLHLANANSQTLLASFQAGCQAYSGVMANFHPELYVWLYENWKDKPEQAAVLADYLSTAAMTETLDYPACAKYHQRLIGNFSTLVCRSRNSSQFENSFFPSAVNSMTALGENMKKWLSLD
- a CDS encoding L-fucose isomerase and related proteins, which encodes MLNLNLPKLPTTITAGQKEILMVTNADLREPANVTCWPVQKKFEDKLAAALEAQGYKMKRAHEINEARGHGFISSQREGCDMFAAIDPDAPVIVLLTAWQYSHHIASSLAHHRGPILLLANFDGTWPGLVGMLCLAGTMTSLGKNYSRLWSEAFDDEFFVDGLATWLKYGYVNHKLNYLTDIAPTHRVMATEAGEVGRKVGEYIIKNKEIIGLFDTFCMGMINGVFPQQAMINIGMPIESLSQSALLVEMAKVPTELREACLQWYEDNGMTFMFGQDDKTELTREQVMEQCAMMIAMARFVKRFGLTAVGVQYQQGLKDCCPASDFAEGAIGSTARFPLPDENGEIICPNTPIPCINEVDMGTAIPQTMLWRLLTSLGLPAETTLHDIRWGSEYEGTFYWDMEISGSVPFEHLKGGLKGATGYRQPPMFFPKGGSTIAGQGKAGRLLWARAHYEGTDVIMHIGTGVAVELPEAEFERRRRATNYEWPLLNCTLDGVTRDDLMAGHQSNHITVAYIDEDKLAFVLKAFVAQALTQGIQVKVAGDAINLL
- the araB gene encoding putative carbohydrate kinase; protein product: MEQQYFIGVDVGSASVRAAVFDSNGKRLGFSVRPIAQFRPKTDFVEQSSTDIWQQVCTTVKESVTLSAIDPIHVKSIGFDATCSLVAVGKDGKGLSVSPSGKAEQDIIMWMDHRAVQETVTINLTNDPSLRYVGGEVSIEMELPKILWLKNHYPERYQNVWRFFDLADFLVWKATTGDVASTCTLTCKWNYLAHQGQFSESLLADVGLDELLEKVPQTILALGEQAGCLNESVANAFGLHKGVIVASGIIDAHAGGLALTASQPEGSLAIISGTSNCHMIISQYPIMVPGVWGPYFGAMLPDLWLNEGGQSAAGALVEWSIRRHESWADLEQEAKEKGVNYYVLLNEAVAELEEIEQYPTAQFHVLADHHGNRSPRANPAAKGMVSGLTLESGRVALARYYLATLQSIAYGTRHIIDTLEDAGHQINRIVMCGGATKNPLWLREYANATGREIHLAQEEDAVNLGAALLGAVACKAFDDFSKAASAMVREGGIITPDSDTFAFHQAKYQVYLQMYQDQQRYNEMMSDC
- the gsiA_1 gene encoding ABC transporter, ATP-binding protein; amino-acid sequence: MLLNVENISKFYIQKNNTLLGEKVKVIDTLSFNINASEAFGLVGESGSGKSTLARLICGLELPDCGAIYLNNKSVTKRLHRQGIISIVFQDYTTSVNPTLTVGEIIAEPVKIHYPSIHRQALENLIFSFLDKVGLPKNCYQRYIYELSGGQAQRVCLCRALASYPKLIVLDEALSSLDIPTQVQILDLLKQLKDEFQLSYLFISHDIQTVAYFCDKVMFFLQGKKMELCEINKLGNVTHDYSKKLIQSVI
- the gsiA_2 gene encoding ABC transporter, ATP-binding protein, whose translation is MNNLLTLEHVSIYHKESGKTLIEDISFSIQQGRTLAIVGESGSGKSVISKAIMGLLPESLAMSGRIFFEGQKISDEIHFQHRALLGTSLGVIVQNGMSAFDPLMKIGKQMSQTLIYHFSYTKKQALEETQLALSHVFPTQFQSIMQAFPHQLSGGQLQRVMIAIALALSPKLLIADEPTTALDAPLRRDILKLLQYVVTTRHSTLMFISHDLGLVNEIADDIVVMQEGRMVEYGEKISVLTSPTQAYTRYLINARKQLSLRFAQLINKKTF